From a single Streptomyces sp. NBC_01264 genomic region:
- a CDS encoding bifunctional riboflavin kinase/FAD synthetase, which yields MQRWRGLEDIPQDWGRGVVTIGSYDGVHRGHQLIIGRAVAKARELGVPSVVVTFSPHPSEVVRPGSHPPILAPYDRRAELMAGLGVDALLILPFTAEFSQLSPADFIVKVLVDKLHALAVIEGPNFRFGHKAAGNVEFLRQLGASYDYEVEVVDLVERGEAGGGVPFSSTLARKLVAQGDMDGAAEILGRPHRLEGVVVRGAQRGRELGYPTANVETQPHTAIPADGVYAGWLTADGERMPAAISVGTNVQFDATERTVEAYAIDRVGLDLYGMHVAVDFLAYVRGMAKFDSLDGLLEAIADDVKRARVLTDAYDAER from the coding sequence GTGCAGCGCTGGCGTGGCTTGGAGGACATCCCCCAGGACTGGGGACGCGGCGTCGTCACCATCGGCTCCTACGACGGCGTCCACCGGGGTCATCAGCTGATCATCGGCCGCGCCGTGGCCAAGGCGCGCGAGCTCGGCGTCCCCTCCGTGGTCGTCACCTTCAGCCCGCACCCGAGCGAGGTCGTCCGCCCCGGCAGCCACCCGCCGATCCTGGCCCCCTACGACCGGCGCGCCGAGCTGATGGCCGGGCTGGGCGTGGACGCGCTGCTGATCCTGCCCTTCACCGCGGAGTTCTCGCAGCTGTCCCCGGCCGACTTCATCGTGAAGGTGCTCGTCGACAAGCTGCACGCGCTGGCGGTCATCGAGGGCCCGAACTTCCGCTTCGGCCACAAGGCCGCCGGGAACGTCGAGTTCCTGCGCCAGCTCGGCGCCAGCTACGACTACGAGGTCGAGGTCGTGGACCTGGTGGAGCGCGGCGAGGCGGGCGGCGGCGTGCCGTTCTCCTCCACGCTCGCGCGCAAGCTGGTGGCGCAGGGCGACATGGACGGCGCGGCCGAGATCCTGGGGCGCCCGCACCGGCTCGAGGGCGTCGTGGTGCGCGGTGCGCAGCGCGGGCGCGAACTCGGCTACCCGACGGCGAACGTGGAGACGCAGCCGCACACCGCGATCCCGGCCGACGGGGTGTACGCGGGCTGGCTGACGGCGGACGGCGAGCGGATGCCGGCGGCGATCTCGGTCGGCACGAACGTGCAGTTCGACGCGACCGAGCGGACCGTGGAGGCGTACGCGATCGACCGGGTCGGGCTGGACCTGTACGGCATGCACGTGGCCGTCGACTTCCTCGCCTACGTGCGCGGGATGGCGAAGTTCGATTCCCTGGACGGGCTGTTGGAGGCCATCGCGGACGACGTGAAGCGCGCGCGGGTGCTGACGGACGCGTACGACGCGGAGCGCTGA
- a CDS encoding SCO5717 family growth-regulating ATPase, translated as MSGDRNERRGGTWDVPTDDQSDAEPELTGEFTIDYTPPAWYTQGAAPAAAAIPGLPEGSGFEPHRPPSDLETPPTMRIAPPAPRAASNPAPASAPPYPGTPEAPTPLPADPAAAPYVPTPGAPGTPVAPYAPAPGTSAPAYPSARDTAATPHPSAQSTGLPSDPSVAADPAPAWTPTPAPAPDSAGPSYPSASSSATPPHTPPSGTGLPPYAGGPGPAYPSAPDAAVPPHAPAPSPALPPVPAAPAAPDSSAPQADAPAGPGSAGATDPAGLQASPGEPHAPAPTVDSPADQGPLSDPYASVPTGAEHGTPPHARPDAPASYDAQPPYPNSAPPAVVRTPTPPAGTVIPTPRAANPFEGSTGADSASGPELPEWPAELTASADPQVGYAIEPPVQPQPQARPQTPDAGYGFPPAQQAPQQAPQAPQQDPGYGFPPPAPQPPQPQPQPPQYADPRGAQWQQGPPGPQGPQGPQGPQGPHGHDPRYGAPQPSGGAPLGYTAAVELSSDRLLRGRQKARSGNNAPSGGGLFRFGGKAAETERRRKLELIRTPVMSCYRIAVISLKGGVGKTTTTTALGATLATERQDKILAIDANPDAGTLGRRVRRETGATIRDLVQAIPYLNSYMDIRRFTSQAPSGLEIIANDVDPAVSTAFNDEDYRRVIETLGRQYPIILTDSGTGLLYSAMRGVLDLADQLIIISTPSVDGASSASTTLDWLSAHGYADLVSRSLTVISGVRETAKMIKVEDIVRHFETRCRGVVVVPFDDHLAAGAEVDLDMLRPKTREAYFNLSALVAEDFIRAQQQAPQNHWGQPQPPQQAYPQQHQQPQQPPPQPPQAPYGQQPYPTPGQPWPQQPGQPQPQPPQPGGPPRDPRLG; from the coding sequence GTGAGCGGCGATCGGAACGAGAGGCGCGGCGGGACGTGGGACGTCCCGACGGACGATCAGTCCGACGCGGAGCCCGAGCTGACGGGCGAGTTCACCATCGACTACACCCCGCCGGCCTGGTACACGCAGGGCGCGGCTCCGGCGGCGGCCGCGATCCCGGGCCTGCCCGAAGGCAGCGGCTTCGAGCCCCACCGACCTCCTTCGGACCTGGAGACCCCTCCGACGATGCGCATCGCGCCGCCCGCCCCGCGCGCGGCGTCGAACCCGGCACCGGCCTCGGCCCCACCGTACCCGGGCACCCCCGAGGCACCGACGCCACTGCCCGCGGACCCCGCGGCCGCACCGTACGTTCCGACCCCGGGCGCTCCGGGCACTCCGGTCGCGCCCTACGCCCCGGCCCCCGGCACCTCCGCCCCGGCGTACCCGTCGGCTCGGGACACTGCCGCCACGCCGCACCCGTCGGCCCAGAGCACTGGACTGCCGTCGGACCCCTCGGTCGCGGCAGACCCCGCACCGGCCTGGACCCCGACCCCGGCCCCGGCCCCGGACTCCGCAGGGCCGTCGTACCCCTCGGCCTCGAGCAGCGCCACCCCGCCCCACACTCCGCCCTCGGGCACCGGGTTGCCGCCGTACGCGGGCGGCCCGGGCCCCGCGTATCCGTCCGCCCCGGATGCGGCCGTCCCGCCGCACGCCCCGGCACCGAGCCCCGCCCTGCCGCCGGTCCCGGCGGCTCCGGCGGCTCCGGACAGCTCCGCGCCGCAGGCCGACGCACCCGCCGGTCCGGGTTCCGCAGGTGCCACCGATCCCGCGGGCCTGCAGGCCTCCCCCGGCGAGCCCCACGCACCGGCGCCGACCGTCGACTCCCCTGCCGATCAGGGCCCCTTGAGCGACCCGTACGCCTCCGTGCCCACCGGCGCCGAGCACGGCACGCCCCCGCACGCCCGGCCGGACGCACCGGCTTCGTACGACGCCCAGCCGCCGTACCCGAACTCCGCGCCGCCCGCAGTCGTACGTACGCCCACTCCCCCCGCCGGGACGGTCATCCCCACGCCGCGCGCGGCGAACCCGTTCGAGGGATCCACCGGAGCCGATTCGGCATCCGGCCCTGAACTCCCGGAGTGGCCTGCCGAGTTGACGGCATCCGCGGACCCCCAGGTCGGGTACGCCATCGAACCGCCCGTGCAGCCCCAGCCCCAGGCCCGCCCCCAGACGCCCGACGCCGGGTACGGATTCCCGCCCGCGCAGCAGGCCCCGCAACAGGCCCCGCAGGCCCCGCAGCAGGACCCCGGCTACGGGTTCCCCCCGCCCGCACCCCAGCCGCCGCAGCCGCAGCCTCAGCCGCCGCAGTACGCCGATCCTCGCGGCGCCCAGTGGCAGCAGGGTCCGCCGGGCCCCCAAGGCCCCCAAGGCCCCCAGGGACCGCAGGGACCCCACGGGCACGACCCCCGTTACGGCGCCCCCCAGCCCTCCGGCGGCGCCCCCCTGGGCTACACCGCCGCCGTCGAGCTGTCCTCCGACCGCCTGCTCCGCGGTCGGCAGAAGGCGCGGAGCGGCAACAACGCCCCCTCCGGCGGCGGCCTGTTCCGCTTCGGCGGCAAGGCGGCCGAAACGGAGCGGCGGCGCAAGCTGGAGCTGATCCGCACGCCGGTCATGTCCTGCTACCGGATCGCCGTCATCAGCCTCAAGGGCGGCGTCGGCAAGACCACGACCACCACCGCCCTCGGCGCCACCCTCGCCACCGAGCGCCAGGACAAGATCCTGGCCATCGACGCGAACCCCGACGCCGGTACCCTCGGCCGCCGCGTGCGCCGCGAGACCGGGGCGACGATCCGGGACCTGGTCCAGGCGATCCCGTACCTGAACTCGTACATGGACATCCGCCGGTTCACCTCGCAGGCACCCTCCGGCCTGGAGATCATCGCCAACGACGTGGACCCGGCCGTCTCGACGGCCTTCAACGACGAGGACTACCGCCGGGTCATCGAGACGCTCGGCCGCCAGTACCCGATCATCCTCACCGACTCGGGCACCGGCCTCCTCTACTCCGCCATGCGCGGGGTCCTGGACCTGGCCGATCAGCTGATCATCATCTCGACCCCGTCGGTGGACGGCGCGAGCAGCGCCAGCACCACCCTCGACTGGCTCTCCGCGCACGGGTACGCCGACCTCGTCTCGCGCTCCCTCACCGTGATCTCGGGGGTCCGCGAGACCGCCAAGATGATCAAGGTCGAGGACATCGTGCGGCACTTCGAGACCCGCTGCCGCGGTGTCGTCGTGGTCCCGTTCGACGACCACCTCGCGGCGGGTGCCGAGGTCGATCTCGACATGCTCCGGCCCAAGACGCGCGAGGCCTACTTCAACCTCTCCGCCCTGGTCGCCGAGGACTTCATCCGCGCCCAGCAGCAAGCGCCCCAGAACCACTGGGGCCAGCCGCAGCCGCCCCAGCAGGCCTACCCGCAGCAGCACCAGCAGCCTCAGCAGCCCCCGCCCCAGCCGCCGCAGGCCCCGTACGGCCAGCAGCCCTACCCCACCCCCGGCCAGCCCTGGCCCCAGCAGCCCGGTCAGCCGCAGCCCCAGCCGCCCCAGCCCGGCGGGCCCCCGCGCGACCCGCGCCTGGGCTGA
- the eccE gene encoding type VII secretion protein EccE encodes MATAVRPRTGTPAPARAGVTPHPKSGPGRFGPFRLQQLVLLQVAAAALLAAWVVDPLLLAPAGVLALVLVLLAVVRRHRRSLPEWIGGALALRARRRRAAATAVPAGTEPGLAPLVEADPALRTLTFSERERDRDRRPVGMVGDGTFLTAVVQVDMDATALRPDRAARPLPLALVRDVLEVDGIRLESAQLVQHTQPAPAPHLPAQSMAARNYAPLQALTGSPAVRLTWIALKLDPELCPDAVTARGGGLPGAQRCLVRVADQLASRLAGAGFRATVLTEQELTGALATSSCANPMAITQAGRSAATGRRTEETPRTWRCDDRRHTTYWISRWPQLGGSGAGLPQFVALLTSLPALATNFSLTMTPAARHEVALTGHVRVTGRSDEELITARRGLEQTARGVKAGLVRLDREQVPGLLASLPLGGTR; translated from the coding sequence ATGGCCACTGCCGTGAGGCCGCGGACCGGGACGCCCGCACCCGCGCGCGCCGGAGTGACGCCGCATCCGAAGTCCGGTCCGGGGCGCTTCGGCCCGTTCCGATTGCAACAACTCGTGCTGCTCCAGGTCGCCGCGGCGGCGCTGCTGGCGGCCTGGGTCGTGGATCCGCTGCTGCTGGCGCCGGCCGGTGTGCTCGCCCTGGTCCTCGTGCTGCTCGCGGTCGTACGCAGGCACCGGCGCTCGCTGCCCGAGTGGATCGGCGGCGCCCTGGCGCTGCGCGCACGCCGCCGCCGGGCCGCCGCCACGGCGGTGCCGGCCGGTACGGAGCCCGGGCTGGCCCCGCTCGTCGAGGCCGACCCGGCTTTGCGGACGCTCACGTTCAGCGAGCGGGAGCGGGATCGTGACCGGCGGCCCGTCGGCATGGTCGGCGACGGCACCTTCCTGACCGCGGTGGTCCAGGTCGACATGGACGCCACCGCGCTGCGCCCCGACCGGGCGGCGCGGCCGCTGCCGCTGGCCCTCGTACGGGACGTCCTCGAAGTGGACGGCATCCGGCTGGAGTCCGCGCAGCTCGTGCAGCACACCCAGCCGGCGCCCGCACCGCACCTGCCGGCCCAGTCGATGGCCGCGCGCAACTACGCCCCGCTCCAGGCCCTGACCGGGAGCCCGGCCGTACGCCTCACGTGGATCGCGCTCAAGCTGGACCCGGAGCTGTGCCCCGACGCGGTCACCGCGCGCGGGGGCGGACTGCCGGGGGCGCAGCGGTGTCTGGTGCGGGTCGCGGACCAGTTGGCGAGCAGGCTCGCGGGGGCCGGGTTCCGCGCGACGGTGCTCACGGAGCAGGAGCTGACGGGCGCACTGGCCACGTCCTCGTGCGCGAACCCGATGGCGATCACCCAGGCGGGCCGCTCGGCGGCCACGGGGCGGCGCACCGAGGAGACCCCGCGGACCTGGCGCTGCGACGACCGGCGGCACACCACGTACTGGATCAGCCGCTGGCCCCAGTTGGGCGGGAGCGGGGCGGGACTTCCGCAGTTCGTCGCGCTGTTGACCTCGCTGCCGGCGCTGGCCACGAACTTCAGCCTGACCATGACCCCGGCGGCGCGGCACGAGGTCGCGCTGACCGGGCACGTACGCGTCACGGGGCGCAGCGACGAGGAACTGATCACCGCGCGGCGCGGCCTGGAACAGACGGCCCGGGGGGTCAAGGCGGGGCTGGTGCGGCTGGACCGGGAGCAGGTGCCGGGGCTGCTGGCTTCGCTGCCGCTGGGGGGGACGCGATGA
- the eccB gene encoding type VII secretion protein EccB has translation MASRRDELNAYTFAKRRTVAAFLQPSASGSEEGAPRPLRAVLPGVITAALVLAAFGAWGMFKPTAPKGWDTPGDHVIVGKDSTTRYVVLTTKVDGTDQTRLHPVLNLASARLLLDPSKAKVVQVEDKVLDAGKLPRGPIIGIPYAPDRLPAPAEAGKAKRWAVCQQPGGNGKGVQTAAFVLADREANLMDDGRRLSDSQALYVQSTGTGKGRYLVDATGTKYKFPEGTADARTMTNALVGGSAVPQQVTEEWLATLGSGDDLAFPELPGAKAGTAAGVKGLASKDDKVGMVLKAMTGSGVQHYLVLPGKVVPVSDFVAWLMISSPATDRLDMHGKADEVDMQSINPERTFFKGDAKWPQKKTARINEVRASSASSSASGADGARDTVCSVLRSVDAKGRQTLSTWAGTGFPVDITASGTSAYVTPGTGLLYTQAQGRQTTAGGALFLVTDTGLRYAVQANGDSDAAQPSPGPSASPGQGGEATSDGRPAPSQAQARLGYADVVPVTVPIAWSEFLSKGPRLDSNAARQPQGS, from the coding sequence ATGGCCTCACGACGTGACGAGCTCAACGCGTACACCTTTGCGAAGCGACGCACGGTGGCCGCGTTCCTTCAGCCTTCGGCGAGCGGGTCGGAGGAGGGCGCTCCGCGACCGCTGCGCGCCGTCCTGCCCGGTGTGATCACCGCCGCGCTCGTCCTCGCCGCCTTCGGAGCCTGGGGGATGTTCAAGCCGACGGCCCCCAAGGGCTGGGACACCCCCGGTGACCACGTCATCGTCGGCAAGGATTCGACGACCCGCTACGTCGTCCTGACCACCAAGGTCGACGGCACGGACCAGACCCGGCTGCACCCGGTCCTCAACCTCGCCTCCGCCCGGCTGCTCCTCGACCCGTCCAAGGCCAAGGTCGTCCAGGTGGAGGACAAGGTGCTGGACGCGGGCAAGCTCCCGCGCGGCCCCATCATCGGCATCCCCTACGCCCCCGACCGGCTGCCCGCCCCCGCGGAGGCGGGCAAGGCCAAGCGCTGGGCCGTCTGCCAGCAGCCCGGCGGCAACGGCAAGGGCGTGCAGACGGCCGCCTTCGTCCTCGCCGACCGCGAGGCGAACCTGATGGACGACGGGCGCCGGCTCTCCGACTCCCAGGCCCTGTACGTCCAGAGCACCGGCACGGGCAAGGGTCGCTACCTCGTCGACGCGACGGGCACGAAGTACAAGTTCCCCGAAGGCACCGCGGACGCCCGCACGATGACCAACGCCCTCGTCGGCGGCAGCGCCGTCCCACAGCAGGTCACCGAGGAGTGGCTGGCCACCCTCGGCTCCGGCGACGACCTGGCCTTCCCCGAGCTGCCGGGCGCGAAGGCCGGAACGGCCGCCGGCGTCAAGGGCCTGGCCAGCAAGGACGACAAGGTCGGCATGGTGCTGAAGGCCATGACCGGTTCCGGCGTGCAGCACTACCTGGTGCTGCCCGGCAAGGTCGTCCCCGTCTCCGACTTCGTCGCCTGGCTGATGATCTCCTCGCCCGCGACCGACCGGCTCGACATGCACGGCAAGGCCGATGAGGTGGACATGCAGTCCATCAACCCGGAGCGCACGTTCTTCAAGGGCGACGCGAAGTGGCCCCAGAAGAAGACCGCGCGGATCAACGAGGTCCGCGCCTCCTCAGCATCCTCCTCTGCCTCCGGCGCGGACGGCGCCCGCGACACCGTCTGCAGCGTGCTGCGCTCCGTCGACGCCAAGGGCCGCCAGACGCTGAGCACCTGGGCCGGCACCGGATTCCCCGTCGACATCACCGCCAGCGGTACGAGCGCGTACGTCACCCCCGGCACCGGCCTGCTCTACACCCAGGCCCAGGGCCGCCAGACCACCGCGGGCGGCGCGCTCTTCCTGGTCACCGACACCGGCCTGCGGTATGCCGTCCAGGCCAACGGCGACAGCGACGCGGCCCAGCCCTCACCCGGACCGAGCGCGAGCCCCGGCCAGGGCGGGGAGGCCACCTCCGACGGCCGCCCCGCACCGAGCCAGGCCCAGGCCCGGCTCGGATACGCGGACGTGGTCCCGGTGACGGTGCCCATCGCGTGGTCGGAGTTCCTCTCCAAGGGGCCCCGCCTCGACAGCAACGCGGCCCGACAGCCCCAGGGTTCGTGA
- the mycP gene encoding type VII secretion-associated serine protease mycosin — translation MRSTVKPALAALLAAAALTLGAAPQPSYASLREPSYTSPREPSYPLLLAGAGECTFPMKKQIEDRPWSLQRLLLDELWADTKGRSKDGKSVRVAVIDTGVDRVNPQLSGALDIAAGRDFLDAKGDGTADTVGHGTKVAGLIAARPNSDTGFVGLAPEATIIPIRQNDGQGGGNAQTLSEAITHAVAKGAQVINISQDTEQPMTQDSKLGQAVKKAVEANVVVVASAGNDGLTGKKRPTYPAAFPGVLAVGSSDRNNERAAFSQPGSFIGIAAPGVDMLSTVPGFGQCVDNGTSFSAPYVAGVAALLRAKHPQWTAQEVIWQLQNTAERSVNGHDDYVGWGVVDPVRALTQSAVGAEPPKAPVPDPGPPPAAAPEPAAMQMTETARERDERLGTYALGIGGVLIAVIAGTATVVREARNRRRRLQ, via the coding sequence ATGCGGAGCACCGTGAAGCCCGCCCTCGCCGCCCTGCTGGCGGCCGCCGCCCTCACCCTGGGGGCCGCGCCGCAGCCCTCGTACGCGAGCCTGCGCGAGCCCTCGTACACGAGCCCGCGCGAGCCCTCGTACCCCTTGCTCCTCGCGGGCGCCGGCGAGTGCACCTTTCCGATGAAGAAGCAGATAGAGGACCGGCCCTGGTCGCTCCAGCGCCTGCTGCTCGACGAGCTCTGGGCGGACACCAAGGGCCGCTCCAAGGACGGCAAGAGCGTCCGCGTGGCCGTCATCGACACCGGCGTGGACCGGGTCAACCCGCAGCTCAGCGGCGCCCTCGACATCGCGGCCGGGCGCGACTTCCTCGACGCCAAGGGCGACGGCACCGCGGACACCGTCGGGCACGGCACCAAGGTCGCCGGGCTCATCGCGGCCCGCCCGAATTCCGATACGGGCTTCGTCGGGCTCGCCCCCGAGGCCACGATCATCCCCATCCGGCAGAACGACGGACAGGGCGGCGGCAACGCCCAGACCCTGAGCGAGGCCATCACGCACGCGGTGGCCAAGGGCGCCCAGGTCATCAACATCTCGCAGGACACCGAGCAGCCGATGACCCAGGACTCCAAGCTCGGGCAGGCCGTGAAGAAGGCGGTCGAGGCCAACGTGGTCGTCGTCGCCTCGGCCGGCAACGACGGCCTCACCGGGAAGAAGCGCCCCACCTACCCGGCGGCCTTCCCCGGCGTCCTGGCCGTGGGCTCCTCGGACCGCAACAACGAGCGCGCCGCCTTCTCCCAGCCCGGCTCCTTCATCGGGATCGCGGCGCCCGGGGTCGACATGCTCTCCACCGTCCCCGGCTTCGGCCAGTGCGTGGACAACGGCACCAGCTTCTCCGCGCCCTACGTCGCCGGGGTCGCCGCCCTGCTGCGCGCCAAGCACCCGCAGTGGACCGCGCAGGAGGTGATCTGGCAGCTCCAGAACACCGCCGAGCGCTCCGTCAACGGCCACGACGACTACGTGGGCTGGGGCGTGGTCGACCCGGTCCGCGCGCTCACCCAGTCCGCCGTGGGCGCGGAACCCCCCAAGGCCCCCGTACCGGACCCCGGGCCGCCGCCCGCGGCGGCCCCGGAACCGGCCGCGATGCAGATGACCGAGACGGCGCGCGAACGCGACGAGCGGCTCGGTACGTACGCGCTGGGAATCGGCGGCGTCCTCATCGCCGTGATCGCCGGCACCGCCACGGTGGTCCGGGAGGCACGGAACCGAAGGCGCCGTTTGCAGTGA
- a CDS encoding WXG100 family type VII secretion target translates to MTNNFGLADDPVKQALNKISETADSVTRQSRELADILATVSAGWTGVGASGFTSAQTVVNEDHDEIRRLLGVLHNAVGQTKNLSNAQDDDVVSAFQSVKASSGGGNTSALNGI, encoded by the coding sequence ATGACCAACAATTTCGGACTCGCTGATGACCCGGTAAAGCAGGCACTGAACAAGATTTCGGAGACCGCCGACAGCGTCACCCGGCAGTCCCGGGAGCTGGCGGACATCCTCGCCACCGTCAGTGCGGGCTGGACCGGCGTGGGTGCGTCGGGGTTCACCTCCGCGCAGACCGTCGTCAACGAGGACCACGACGAGATCCGCCGGCTGCTCGGCGTCCTGCACAACGCGGTCGGACAGACCAAGAACCTGAGCAACGCGCAGGACGACGACGTGGTCTCGGCGTTCCAGTCGGTCAAGGCGTCCAGCGGCGGTGGCAACACCTCCGCCCTCAACGGGATCTGA
- a CDS encoding WXG100 family type VII secretion target: MTANDGHTKVQYESVQMMADRIRIVSDNIKKDLDEMGAALTVVTDTWDGEAHIQYVELQRKYNAKADHMRAQLRLVADLIERGKNDYRATDVKASRLFTEAY; encoded by the coding sequence ATGACCGCGAACGACGGGCACACCAAGGTCCAGTACGAGAGCGTCCAGATGATGGCGGACCGCATCCGCATCGTCTCGGACAACATCAAGAAGGACCTCGACGAGATGGGCGCGGCCCTGACGGTCGTCACGGACACCTGGGACGGCGAGGCGCACATCCAGTACGTCGAGCTGCAGCGCAAGTACAACGCCAAGGCCGACCACATGCGCGCCCAGCTGCGCCTCGTCGCGGACCTCATCGAGCGCGGCAAGAACGACTACCGCGCCACCGACGTGAAGGCCTCGCGCCTGTTCACCGAGGCCTACTAG
- a CDS encoding DUF397 domain-containing protein has protein sequence MGTQQEKDELYGLDISGVEWEGPPGTSPDEERVEIARLPEGAVAMRSSLDRDTVLRYTAAEWEAFVLGARDGEFDLDRDPR, from the coding sequence ATGGGCACTCAGCAGGAGAAGGACGAGCTGTACGGGCTCGACATCAGCGGCGTCGAGTGGGAGGGCCCGCCCGGCACCTCTCCCGACGAGGAGCGGGTCGAGATCGCCCGGCTGCCCGAGGGAGCGGTGGCGATGCGGTCCTCGCTGGACCGGGACACGGTGCTGCGCTACACCGCGGCCGAGTGGGAGGCGTTCGTACTCGGGGCCCGGGACGGGGAGTTCGATCTGGACCGGGATCCGCGCTAG